CCCATCGATGATGGGAATGTAAATCGCAAATAAATTTGCGAAATCAAAATTAAAAACTTAAAACTCAAAACTCTGGTAAAGCAAAAAGCCCCGGCGTAAACCGCGGGCTTTTTGCTTGGATAGCACTATTTAGATAACTATACTTTTATCCAATTCCATCGCTGGGGTCTTGATCACCTCAAAATCATCCTCGATTGTCATGCGTTTTCCCTCAAGTTTGACTACTGCATCCCGGCTTATTATTCGATCATTAAAGATTGATTTCACATAAAATTTTTCGATAGCGCCTGTTTCGTTGTGAAAGGTGTAGTCATAAACTTTTCCAATCAATTTGCCGGATTTTGTTCTGACGATCTGTCCGACACCAAACATTCGGTCTTTAATCGCTTCAAAAACGCGAATTGATTCTTTGATTGGCACGGGGGAATTGTCATCGACAACCAGCACAGAACCTGAAGTAAATTCCTGAATGTCCGAGACGCTAATTGCTTTTTTTTCATCGAAAAAGAATGCTCCCTCACGCATGA
This DNA window, taken from Patescibacteria group bacterium, encodes the following:
- a CDS encoding PRC-barrel domain-containing protein, encoding MIVRYTQILHSPVYEMRGYQKLGRVLDIVIQKSDLSVKAVIMREGAFFFDEKKAISVSDIQEFTSGSVLVVDDNSPVPIKESIRVFEAIKDRMFGVGQIVRTKSGKLIGKVYDYTFHNETGAIEKFYVKSIFNDRIISRDAVVKLEGKRMTIEDDFEVIKTPAMELDKSIVI